The following proteins come from a genomic window of Rhodohalobacter sp. 614A:
- a CDS encoding SusC/RagA family TonB-linked outer membrane protein translates to MQILSYHNILIRKGGLLWGLLLCLLLVQPTWAQNTDSETVEGVVTDAETGESLPGVNIYLKDTTRGTSSDLEGRYSITVPSLNDTLVYSYVGYQIVEIPINGRSEINVELQSQAIEGDELVVIGYGTVARSDITGSVSSIDAEEVREIPTTNVMEALQGKVSGMDITRSSGESGSGVNITIRGNRSLTASNSPLVIVDGIQYGSLQDINPADIESIEVLKDASSTAIYGSRGANGVILISTKQANQAGTQVSVESYVGVSTTADYPDFNTGPQYVALKREANRVSGDWSGPEDDPNIFSTAEMQYIEDGVWTDFRDLLFKNGLQQSHQVNISKGSENTSVYLSLNYFDEKGILEMDHLQRYTARLNVEQEIGDVLNLGFNSQITYHDQDNRRDPTNIANKINPLTPAYDEEGNVIVRPHGGRDVSPLADLEPNAYKNNSLTTRIFPTVYALFTPSEAFSFRTNLSATLTNGRQGIYRASDTIDRNGAAPEAIYQSDNSRNVTFENIANYQTDIGDHGITLTGITSYLFNKNDFGSSLGRNQLLSSQLYYGLLNATEGIAVESGYEESSLMSFAGRVNYNFQDKYLLTLTGRYDGSSKLSEDNKWAFFPSAAFAWRLSQEDFFPESSIFNDVKLRVSYGVSGNDAIEPYSTQSVLRRIPFSYGEDAAAGFAFSTRLGNPNLEWELSKTANLGLDIGLFENRVTATIDLYDTRTSNLLLDRFLPLTSGVASVTQNVGKTRNRGIEFTLNTINTLSEDFSWNTDLTFFSNKEEIVELVSESDDIGNGWFIGEPTEVFYDYEKIGIWQQDEAAEAASYGQEPGEIKVKDQNGDGQITASEDRVILGSPRPKWSGGIENSFSYRGFDLSFYVYARVGQMMSYEYYNSYKPGGVENGAAVDYWTPDNPTNAFPKPNAALSRDNYQYYSTLSYVSGSYVKLRNATLGYTLPIDVMDRIPASRIRFYITGRNLLTFTKVDNYDPERGGSLTFPMTRLFVGGINIDF, encoded by the coding sequence ATGCAAATCTTAAGTTACCACAACATTCTGATCCGAAAGGGAGGCTTACTATGGGGGCTGCTTTTATGCTTGCTATTAGTCCAACCGACCTGGGCTCAGAATACAGATTCAGAAACCGTAGAAGGTGTAGTAACAGATGCGGAAACAGGTGAATCGCTTCCTGGAGTAAATATTTATTTAAAGGATACTACAAGAGGTACATCAAGTGATCTTGAGGGGAGATATTCTATAACAGTACCGTCTCTAAATGATACTCTGGTTTATTCCTATGTCGGATATCAAATCGTAGAAATTCCAATTAATGGTCGGTCAGAAATCAATGTCGAACTTCAGTCACAGGCTATTGAGGGAGATGAGTTGGTGGTTATTGGATATGGTACTGTTGCAAGGAGTGACATTACCGGATCCGTTTCCTCCATTGATGCCGAGGAAGTCAGAGAAATACCAACCACGAACGTTATGGAAGCATTGCAGGGAAAAGTTAGTGGGATGGATATTACAAGAAGCAGTGGCGAGTCAGGTTCTGGTGTAAATATTACGATTCGGGGGAACCGATCATTAACGGCCTCAAACAGCCCGCTGGTCATTGTGGATGGTATTCAGTATGGAAGTTTACAGGATATTAATCCGGCAGATATTGAATCGATTGAGGTTTTGAAAGATGCTTCATCAACAGCCATATACGGGTCGCGTGGAGCCAACGGTGTAATCTTAATATCAACAAAACAGGCCAACCAGGCTGGAACTCAGGTTTCAGTGGAAAGTTATGTGGGTGTATCAACCACGGCAGACTATCCGGATTTTAATACCGGCCCACAATATGTTGCGCTAAAACGGGAAGCAAACCGGGTAAGCGGTGATTGGAGCGGACCCGAAGATGATCCGAATATATTCTCAACAGCAGAAATGCAATATATTGAAGATGGCGTGTGGACCGATTTCAGGGACTTGTTATTCAAAAATGGTCTGCAGCAGAGCCACCAGGTAAATATTTCTAAAGGATCTGAAAACACTTCCGTCTATCTTTCCTTAAACTATTTTGATGAGAAAGGGATTCTTGAGATGGATCACCTGCAGCGGTATACAGCTCGCCTCAATGTTGAACAGGAAATTGGGGATGTTCTAAACCTGGGATTCAACTCTCAAATTACCTATCACGACCAGGATAATCGGCGGGACCCTACCAATATTGCCAATAAAATCAACCCGCTTACACCGGCATATGATGAAGAAGGAAATGTGATTGTTCGTCCGCATGGCGGAAGGGATGTTAGTCCGTTGGCAGACCTTGAGCCAAATGCATACAAAAACAATTCACTAACAACCAGAATATTTCCTACCGTTTACGCACTGTTTACACCATCTGAAGCATTTTCTTTCAGAACAAATCTTTCAGCTACGTTAACAAACGGTCGCCAGGGAATTTACCGGGCATCGGATACCATTGATAGAAATGGTGCTGCACCCGAAGCTATTTATCAGTCTGATAACAGTCGAAATGTCACTTTTGAGAACATCGCAAATTATCAGACAGATATTGGTGATCATGGGATAACTCTTACCGGTATCACGAGTTATTTGTTCAATAAAAACGATTTTGGTTCATCACTTGGCCGTAATCAGCTTTTATCATCTCAATTGTATTATGGCTTATTAAATGCCACAGAAGGAATTGCTGTAGAGAGTGGGTATGAAGAAAGCAGCCTGATGTCGTTCGCGGGTCGCGTAAACTATAATTTTCAAGATAAGTACTTGCTGACCCTTACCGGCCGATATGATGGTTCTTCGAAATTGAGTGAAGATAACAAATGGGCGTTTTTCCCCTCTGCAGCTTTTGCGTGGAGACTTAGCCAGGAAGATTTCTTCCCAGAATCGTCCATATTTAATGATGTGAAGCTACGTGTTAGTTACGGGGTTTCCGGGAATGATGCCATTGAGCCATATTCTACTCAATCTGTGCTTCGAAGAATTCCATTCTCGTATGGAGAAGATGCGGCTGCAGGATTTGCATTCAGCACACGGTTAGGAAACCCTAATCTTGAATGGGAACTCTCAAAAACAGCGAACCTTGGTTTAGATATTGGTCTGTTTGAAAATCGTGTAACAGCAACTATCGACCTTTACGACACGCGTACTTCAAATCTGTTGTTAGATCGATTTTTACCTCTCACCAGCGGTGTGGCATCTGTTACCCAAAATGTGGGAAAAACACGTAACCGCGGAATTGAGTTTACATTAAACACTATCAACACGCTAAGTGAAGATTTTAGCTGGAATACAGACCTGACCTTCTTCTCAAACAAAGAGGAAATTGTAGAACTGGTTAGCGAAAGTGATGATATCGGTAATGGCTGGTTTATTGGTGAGCCAACCGAAGTTTTCTACGACTACGAAAAAATTGGAATCTGGCAGCAGGATGAAGCTGCAGAAGCCGCTTCGTATGGTCAGGAACCAGGTGAAATAAAAGTTAAGGATCAAAATGGAGATGGCCAGATAACGGCAAGTGAGGATCGGGTTATACTTGGATCTCCTCGTCCGAAATGGAGTGGAGGTATTGAAAACTCATTCAGTTATCGTGGGTTTGACCTTAGTTTTTACGTATACGCCCGCGTAGGTCAGATGATGAGTTACGAATACTACAATAGTTATAAGCCGGGTGGTGTGGAAAATGGCGCTGCTGTTGATTATTGGACTCCGGATAATCCGACCAATGCATTTCCTAAGCCGAATGCCGCTCTTTCACGGGATAATTATCAATACTACAGCACACTTTCTTATGTAAGTGGTTCTTATGTAAAACTGCGGAATGCCACACTTGGTTATACATTACCCATAGATGTAATGGATAGAATCCCTGCAAGTCGCATTCGGTTTTATATAACCGGAAGAAATCTTCTCACTTTTACCAAAGTAGATAATTACGATCCGGAGAGAGGAGGAAGTCTGACTTTCCCGATGACAAGATTATTTGTCGGCGGTATTAATATTGATTTTTAA